In the Nitrospirales bacterium LBB_01 genome, one interval contains:
- the cbiE gene encoding precorrin-6y C5,15-methyltransferase (decarboxylating) subunit CbiE gives MHRITLIGVGPGGSDYVTYKAVKSAQSCEVIIGMKHQIAAIGEITGKTIYEQSGIEEILNIVGKNEGKAVGVLITGDAGIYSLAEKIMERFGRDSVKEIVPGISSVMASFAKVKEQWLNVKIISVHGRPIERLNDASHHERVAILCDKKNNSMRVLEALSQMGVLNNSSIYICRNITCDNEKIIEVSTLADLTTPEESDKEVVLIVPAR, from the coding sequence ATGCACAGGATAACTCTGATAGGGGTAGGCCCAGGTGGCAGCGATTATGTAACGTATAAAGCCGTCAAGAGCGCTCAGAGCTGTGAGGTCATAATTGGGATGAAACATCAGATAGCGGCAATTGGAGAAATCACTGGAAAGACAATTTATGAACAAAGCGGCATAGAGGAGATTTTAAATATTGTCGGTAAAAACGAGGGCAAAGCCGTAGGGGTTTTGATAACTGGAGACGCTGGGATATACAGCCTTGCTGAGAAAATCATGGAGAGGTTCGGACGGGATTCTGTTAAAGAGATAGTGCCTGGAATATCAAGTGTCATGGCGTCTTTTGCAAAGGTAAAAGAACAGTGGCTTAACGTGAAAATTATCTCTGTGCATGGCCGCCCAATTGAAAGACTAAACGATGCTTCTCATCACGAAAGGGTTGCTATCCTCTGTGATAAGAAAAATAACTCAATGCGGGTTTTAGAAGCACTCTCTCAAATGGGAGTTTTAAACAACAGCAGCATTTACATTTGCCGTAATATCACCTGTGACAATGAAAAGATAATAGAAGTAAGCACCCTTGCGGATTTAACGACGCCAGAAGAAAGTGACAAAGAAGTAGTCTTAATTGTGCCTGCCAGATAG
- a CDS encoding response regulator: MAKLLVIDDEIIIRERLKKLLLLDKYEVYSAENGIEGLKMFETHEPDIIITDIKMPKISGIDVLKEVKAKNTMVEVIMVTGHGGVETAIEAMKEGAFGYVQKPIEYDELHIEIEKALEKQQMKMKIDSNVKELEYRVNEWEITFNCVSDMLSIHDKDYKIVKCNRAFAETFSFNPEAPDNKLCFEIFDCQEERECLNVKTCNTKHSCMTEKYWPKLDIYFEVTASPIFGVDGEFKGSIHIFKDITQRKLYEEKIKASLQEKILLLREIHHRVKNNMEIISSLLELQIEDSSDEGLISMYNEMKNRIRSMSLIHRLLYQSDNFSEVDFNEYTINLMTDLVNSYCVDPSMITVNIDIDNILINMDTAMPCCLIINELVTNSLKYAFTETGTIDISMKSVGEKMYELVVSDNGKGIPEGFDINQSSSLGLKLIRTLAEYQLGGKIEMNTRGGTEFKLRFKELQYKKRV; encoded by the coding sequence ATGGCAAAGTTATTAGTTATAGATGATGAGATAATCATACGGGAGAGGTTAAAGAAACTGCTCTTGCTGGATAAGTATGAGGTGTACTCAGCGGAAAACGGCATTGAAGGCCTCAAAATGTTTGAAACTCATGAGCCTGATATAATAATAACCGATATTAAAATGCCAAAGATAAGCGGCATAGATGTTTTAAAAGAGGTTAAGGCAAAAAACACTATGGTCGAGGTTATTATGGTAACCGGTCACGGCGGCGTTGAAACTGCTATAGAGGCAATGAAAGAAGGGGCCTTTGGCTATGTACAAAAGCCGATAGAGTACGATGAGCTGCATATAGAGATTGAAAAAGCGTTAGAAAAGCAGCAAATGAAAATGAAAATTGACTCAAACGTCAAGGAGCTTGAGTACAGGGTCAATGAGTGGGAAATTACCTTTAACTGTGTCAGCGATATGCTCTCTATTCACGATAAAGACTATAAAATCGTCAAGTGTAACAGGGCATTTGCTGAAACTTTCAGCTTTAACCCTGAAGCTCCCGATAACAAACTTTGTTTTGAAATTTTTGACTGTCAGGAGGAAAGAGAATGCCTTAATGTTAAAACCTGCAACACTAAGCACTCTTGTATGACGGAGAAGTACTGGCCGAAGCTCGACATATATTTTGAGGTAACGGCATCCCCGATTTTTGGGGTAGATGGGGAGTTTAAAGGCTCTATTCATATTTTTAAGGATATTACTCAGAGGAAGCTCTATGAGGAGAAAATAAAAGCATCGCTTCAGGAAAAAATCCTTCTATTGCGTGAAATTCACCACAGGGTTAAAAACAATATGGAAATAATCTCAAGTCTGTTGGAACTTCAGATTGAAGACTCAAGCGACGAAGGGCTTATCAGCATGTACAATGAGATGAAAAACCGGATACGCTCCATGTCTCTTATACACAGGCTGCTGTATCAAAGCGATAATTTCTCTGAGGTTGACTTTAACGAATACACTATAAACCTTATGACTGACCTTGTAAACTCCTACTGTGTTGATCCGTCAATGATAACGGTTAACATAGACATTGATAATATACTGATAAATATGGACACCGCCATGCCGTGCTGTCTGATTATAAATGAACTTGTAACGAACTCGTTAAAATATGCCTTTACAGAGACCGGCACGATAGATATTTCCATGAAGAGCGTTGGTGAAAAAATGTATGAATTAGTGGTGAGCGATAACGGAAAGGGCATACCAGAGGGGTTTGATATAAATCAATCGTCATCTCTTGGATTAAAACTGATTAGAACACTTGCTGAGTATCAGCTTGGCGGCAAGATTGAAATGAACACACGTGGCGGCACAGAGTTTAAACTTAGATTTAAGGAACTTCAATACAAAAAAAGAGTCTGA
- a CDS encoding response regulator codes for MYKVLLIEDDETARKQLAKYVQKERFEVISAENGRVGIELFQSEHPHIVLTDLKMPDIDGLEVIHTVKRLSPETEVIVFTGYGEVDTAIAAIREGVLDYLKKPIDLDILSLALGRAKEKINMRHSDNVVPHILLAEDEEIPRIRLKRVLEKEQWKIFDVANGEDAVSLFSHTKIDIVLLDIKMPKIDGLEALHKMREINDDFEAIILTGYGDEQSAIQAMRDGALSFLRKPVDLDQLILSIEKAIEKLSGDRALKYRTRELELARQIIAQITEEEDVIINIHKTIVEQAMNFAQRLLDSIPMSIIVIKRDLTLIYINKSMLDMIDFTPEKIDEKLLDNLKRIGIKDISIKQITDSIDILFNAHGRVETIKTGTYSFITLTLITIVGEVKENYVLMAVRGERLP; via the coding sequence ATGTACAAGGTACTTTTGATAGAGGACGATGAGACAGCCAGAAAACAATTGGCAAAATATGTTCAAAAGGAGCGTTTTGAGGTAATATCGGCTGAAAATGGGCGTGTAGGTATTGAGCTTTTTCAGTCAGAGCATCCGCACATAGTGTTGACAGACCTTAAGATGCCTGACATTGACGGACTTGAAGTGATTCATACTGTTAAACGCCTGTCTCCTGAGACAGAGGTAATAGTGTTTACCGGCTACGGAGAGGTTGATACCGCTATAGCGGCCATTCGTGAGGGAGTTCTGGATTATCTGAAAAAACCGATAGACCTTGATATTCTGAGTCTGGCTTTGGGTCGGGCAAAAGAAAAAATCAACATGAGACACTCCGATAACGTTGTTCCTCATATTCTTTTAGCCGAGGATGAGGAAATTCCTCGCATACGCCTTAAAAGGGTATTAGAAAAAGAGCAGTGGAAAATTTTTGATGTTGCAAACGGAGAGGATGCAGTCAGTCTTTTTTCTCACACAAAGATAGACATAGTGCTTTTGGATATCAAAATGCCAAAAATAGACGGGCTTGAGGCTTTGCACAAGATGCGGGAAATTAATGACGATTTTGAAGCGATAATTTTGACTGGATATGGGGATGAGCAGAGCGCCATACAGGCGATGCGGGATGGGGCGCTGAGTTTTCTCAGAAAACCAGTTGACCTTGACCAACTTATACTTTCCATAGAAAAAGCGATAGAAAAGCTAAGCGGTGACAGAGCGTTAAAATATCGCACCCGTGAGCTTGAACTGGCAAGGCAGATTATCGCTCAGATTACAGAGGAGGAGGATGTAATAATCAATATCCATAAGACCATCGTGGAACAGGCAATGAATTTTGCCCAAAGATTATTGGACTCTATTCCTATGTCAATTATAGTAATAAAAAGAGACCTTACATTAATCTACATAAACAAATCCATGCTTGACATGATAGATTTCACACCTGAAAAGATTGACGAAAAGCTGCTTGATAATCTGAAAAGAATCGGGATAAAGGACATTTCAATTAAACAAATAACAGACTCAATAGATATCCTTTTCAACGCACACGGGCGGGTGGAAACAATAAAGACAGGCACATACTCATTTATCACGCTGACACTGATTACGATAGTCGGCGAGGTAAAGGAAAATTATGTTTTAATGGCAGTGCGTGGTGAAAGGCTGCCTTAG
- a CDS encoding B12-binding domain-containing radical SAM protein: MKTTLIAPTPPDVAAFGVRTLSAYLKKHGKEVRNIFLPGGVEKFKYKTGFKYNYEQRFMEQVVELCKGSDLIGISFMSNYLDRATQLCETLRAALKVPVVVGGIHPTVMPEDCLRFADIVCVGEGEETLLELVNAIETGKDYSDIQNLCLKKNGAAVRNPMRALVQDLDTIPFCDFGMDEHFIYDNIKNSIEPMSKDLLKRMFPLEPHVEGTFYDSYKRTLSFKVMTTRGCPHHCSFCAEKTLSEMYKGQRYLRKRSVNNIIEELLWVKREFDFVESIFLFDDTFMVRGEPEIIEFTAAYKKHIGLPFHIQASPSTVTEGKMEALIDAGLAFVEMGIQSMSEHGMALYKRSIQASTILKAADVFHKYKERINPPCYHIILDNPWESTSDVAETLDLILELPSPFWLKRASLVCFPGTDLYEKAKRDGIIKTEEDEWREVYSKHLHAPHGSYVNFLTYLAGFSHLPRFIVKLLAAKFLIKLLDKKALNGFYSYLNRIGERLIVVSKGVRSLMKGDFHRIYRYFVRTASKTS, from the coding sequence ATGAAAACCACGTTGATAGCGCCAACCCCGCCGGATGTTGCGGCGTTTGGCGTAAGAACTCTTTCAGCTTATCTGAAAAAGCACGGCAAAGAGGTTAGAAATATATTCCTGCCTGGTGGAGTTGAGAAATTTAAATATAAAACCGGCTTTAAGTATAACTACGAACAGAGATTTATGGAACAGGTAGTTGAACTGTGTAAAGGCTCTGACCTTATAGGGATTTCGTTTATGAGTAACTACCTTGACAGGGCAACACAGCTTTGTGAAACGTTAAGGGCTGCCCTTAAGGTGCCTGTTGTAGTGGGAGGTATTCATCCCACTGTAATGCCGGAGGATTGTCTCAGGTTTGCCGACATCGTCTGTGTCGGCGAGGGTGAGGAAACACTGCTTGAACTTGTTAATGCTATTGAAACAGGTAAGGATTACTCAGACATTCAAAATCTGTGCTTAAAGAAAAACGGTGCTGCCGTTAGAAACCCCATGAGGGCGCTTGTGCAGGATTTGGACACAATCCCGTTTTGTGATTTCGGAATGGATGAGCACTTTATCTATGATAATATCAAAAACTCCATTGAGCCGATGTCAAAAGACCTCCTGAAACGGATGTTTCCACTTGAGCCGCATGTTGAGGGAACATTTTATGATTCATACAAAAGGACTCTTAGTTTTAAAGTCATGACCACACGAGGCTGCCCTCATCACTGCTCGTTCTGTGCGGAAAAGACTCTGTCAGAGATGTACAAGGGCCAGAGGTATTTAAGAAAACGCAGCGTTAACAACATCATAGAGGAGCTTTTGTGGGTAAAGCGCGAGTTTGACTTTGTGGAGAGCATATTTCTTTTTGATGATACATTTATGGTCAGAGGGGAGCCTGAAATAATAGAGTTTACCGCAGCTTACAAAAAGCACATCGGATTGCCTTTTCATATTCAGGCAAGCCCAAGCACGGTCACTGAGGGCAAAATGGAGGCGCTGATTGACGCCGGCCTTGCCTTTGTTGAGATGGGAATTCAGTCTATGAGTGAACACGGTATGGCACTATATAAAAGAAGCATACAGGCAAGCACAATTTTAAAGGCTGCCGATGTGTTTCATAAGTACAAAGAGAGAATCAATCCGCCGTGTTATCATATAATTTTGGACAATCCGTGGGAGAGCACATCGGATGTTGCAGAGACACTTGATCTTATCCTTGAGCTTCCGAGTCCGTTTTGGCTAAAGCGTGCATCACTAGTGTGTTTTCCTGGAACTGACCTCTACGAAAAAGCAAAGCGTGACGGCATTATTAAAACTGAGGAGGATGAGTGGCGTGAGGTTTATTCAAAGCACCTCCACGCGCCGCATGGCTCCTATGTCAATTTTCTGACATATTTGGCCGGTTTTTCTCACCTCCCGCGCTTTATTGTAAAGCTGCTTGCCGCTAAATTTCTTATAAAACTCCTTGATAAAAAAGCGCTCAATGGGTTTTACAGTTATTTAAATAGAATAGGAGAAAGACTGATAGTCGTATCAAAAGGTGTCCGTTCACTAATGAAAGGT
- the cbiD gene encoding cobalamin biosynthesis protein CbiD, giving the protein MLTLNKRGFTTGAGAAAAAKAAAIFLKTGTLPKSVHILLPNVKESLLINIHSGTLTLNINTATASVIKLSGDDPDVTNGLEIVAALRLLKHSIHGIAVTGGAGVGRVTKEGLQQKVGDWAINPVPRAMITQSVSEVFSDDSVRLEIEISVVNGELAALKTFNPRLGITGGISILGTTGIVEPMSVDAIKETVKCEIDVSFCENPDSICLAPGKIGEDALRRILQPSRVVQFSNFPGFAMDYVKQKGFRHTIIGGHPGKLAKILMGYADTHSGRSPQATAFVAEFMGLNDNYNTVEEIIGKVANIGGDFTKLAHEICVKIQNIYRIPSIDVYLFDMKKTLIGHSTCTG; this is encoded by the coding sequence ATGTTGACCCTAAACAAGCGCGGGTTTACCACAGGCGCAGGCGCTGCAGCCGCTGCCAAAGCCGCTGCCATATTCCTTAAAACCGGTACGCTGCCAAAAAGCGTTCACATCCTGCTGCCAAACGTAAAAGAAAGTTTGCTTATTAATATTCACAGCGGCACTCTTACGCTCAACATTAACACGGCAACTGCCTCAGTAATCAAACTAAGCGGCGATGACCCGGATGTAACCAACGGACTTGAAATTGTTGCTGCACTACGGCTGCTTAAACACAGTATCCACGGAATTGCTGTAACAGGAGGAGCCGGAGTAGGCAGAGTGACTAAAGAGGGTCTTCAGCAGAAGGTTGGTGATTGGGCAATAAATCCTGTGCCGAGGGCAATGATAACTCAGTCAGTCAGCGAGGTGTTTTCTGATGATTCGGTACGTTTAGAGATTGAGATTTCTGTCGTTAACGGAGAACTTGCAGCGTTAAAGACTTTTAATCCGCGGCTTGGTATTACAGGGGGAATCTCAATACTTGGTACTACCGGCATAGTTGAACCCATGAGTGTTGACGCCATAAAAGAGACTGTTAAATGCGAGATAGATGTGTCATTTTGTGAAAATCCGGACAGTATTTGCCTTGCTCCGGGAAAAATTGGCGAAGATGCCCTCAGGCGTATTTTGCAACCAAGCAGAGTGGTACAGTTTAGTAATTTCCCGGGGTTTGCTATGGACTATGTCAAACAAAAAGGTTTTAGACACACAATAATCGGAGGGCATCCCGGTAAATTAGCCAAGATTCTTATGGGATACGCTGATACCCATTCGGGGCGTTCGCCGCAGGCTACAGCGTTTGTTGCAGAGTTTATGGGGCTAAACGATAACTATAATACGGTTGAGGAAATAATCGGCAAAGTTGCCAATATTGGGGGAGATTTTACAAAACTGGCGCATGAAATTTGTGTTAAAATTCAGAACATTTACAGGATACCCTCGATAGATGTATATTTGTTTGATATGAAAAAAACGCTGATAGGACACAGCACATGCACAGGATAA
- a CDS encoding TolC family protein, translating to MLTKLTPVEDFWAAKNIWERTGFPLVGGNDKEGSDFTGESLLGEVTLFSFFVIPAKAGIQFLIKGVNYKVIFCFLFLISLVLPAHRLFALEQMELTVEDAAAMVLNKNLSLKTESYKPGAAASDVLIYQGEFDPTVSIGIASSYTKEPSSTSYDSSQSSTSSYTSYLSGKLLTGTQYELSFENYRYWGNSSYLTFNPYYTSEVKLSITQPVLKGFGTSVQSTNINVYKNAFEIAKLTYDSTVVEKIAEAAKKYWDLASAMSNVEAANIGLKLANDTKKIVTAKIDVGLSAPVDIYTAEAEIARREGNLLDAEKALTDTENALKTLLNINGKDVQLKPVSAPVKPVVPPHLDALVETALKHKQDYLSAKLEKQNRELLKKYYKNQMLPEIDLTGSYGYIGLNENHGTALDKMKTGSDFAWQIGLTVSLPIGNRKYKGYYNKASYEKDQYEAKILELEQTTQSSLRDALNALIFAEKKIKTTEKTRLAAEKQLEAEEGRFKAGLATLNDVLKFQSDYVTAIYQEKMAKNEYSKALIEIKRLQGITPV from the coding sequence ATGCTTACTAAATTAACACCAGTAGAAGATTTTTGGGCAGCTAAGAATATATGGGAAAGGACTGGATTCCCGCTCGTAGGCGGGAATGACAAAGAGGGGAGCGATTTTACAGGGGAATCCCTTTTAGGGGAGGTCACTCTTTTTTCTTTTTTTGTCATTCCTGCGAAGGCAGGAATCCAGTTTCTTATTAAAGGAGTTAACTACAAAGTTATTTTTTGTTTTCTGTTTTTGATTTCTTTAGTTTTACCGGCTCATCGGCTCTTTGCGCTTGAGCAGATGGAGCTGACGGTTGAGGATGCGGCAGCTATGGTTTTAAACAAGAATCTGAGCTTAAAGACAGAAAGCTATAAGCCAGGGGCTGCAGCCTCTGATGTGTTGATATATCAGGGAGAGTTTGATCCAACAGTATCTATAGGGATAGCAAGTTCCTATACAAAAGAGCCTTCAAGCACCTCTTACGACAGTTCTCAGTCCAGTACATCCTCTTACACCTCTTACCTTTCCGGCAAACTGCTTACCGGCACACAGTATGAGTTGTCATTTGAAAACTACCGCTATTGGGGAAACTCCTCCTACCTGACGTTTAATCCATATTACACGTCTGAGGTGAAATTATCCATAACTCAGCCGGTGTTGAAAGGTTTTGGCACATCGGTGCAAAGTACAAACATTAACGTGTATAAAAATGCATTTGAGATAGCAAAGTTAACATATGACTCCACAGTTGTTGAAAAGATAGCCGAAGCGGCTAAAAAGTACTGGGATTTGGCCTCGGCAATGAGTAACGTTGAGGCGGCTAACATTGGTCTTAAGCTTGCCAATGACACCAAAAAAATAGTTACGGCAAAAATAGATGTTGGTTTAAGCGCTCCGGTTGACATATACACGGCAGAGGCGGAGATAGCACGGCGGGAGGGCAATCTGCTTGACGCCGAAAAAGCGCTAACCGATACTGAAAATGCCCTTAAGACTCTCTTAAACATAAACGGAAAAGATGTGCAGCTTAAGCCCGTCTCGGCTCCGGTCAAACCGGTTGTGCCGCCTCACTTAGACGCTTTAGTTGAAACTGCGCTTAAACATAAGCAGGACTACCTCAGCGCTAAACTTGAAAAACAAAACCGGGAACTGCTAAAGAAATACTACAAAAACCAGATGCTCCCAGAGATTGACCTAACCGGCTCCTACGGCTACATAGGGCTTAACGAAAATCACGGCACTGCACTTGATAAAATGAAAACTGGGAGTGATTTTGCATGGCAAATAGGGCTTACCGTGTCGCTTCCCATTGGAAACCGTAAATATAAGGGCTACTATAATAAGGCGTCTTATGAAAAAGACCAATACGAGGCGAAAATATTGGAGCTTGAACAAACCACTCAGTCATCTTTGCGCGATGCGCTAAATGCCCTGATTTTTGCAGAAAAGAAAATCAAGACAACTGAAAAAACCCGACTTGCCGCTGAAAAACAGTTAGAAGCTGAGGAGGGCAGGTTTAAAGCCGGTCTTGCCACTTTAAATGACGTCTTGAAATTCCAAAGCGATTACGTAACCGCAATATATCAGGAGAAAATGGCTAAAAACGAATACTCCAAAGCACTCATAGAAATCAAGCGTCTTCAGGGGATTACACCGGTATGA
- a CDS encoding response regulator, which produces MEEKARVLVVEDEGIIALNLKRKLEKIGYIVTSIVPSSEEAILKAETDKPDIIMMDIVIQGEMDGIDTAAEIKKRSDIPIIFMTAYADDKLLERAKLIEPYGYIVKASTNDKEICVTLKMALYKHKMETYRKSSEYKDMLLKEIHHRVKNNFQLITSLLSLQSEAIEDETLRNVFIDSFNRIRTMSMIHTKLYQSADLSTLDFAEYVQELCAELVNSYEIHSNTPAIKLDINIKRVDITTAIPCGLIINELISNSMKYAFKDGRQGAIFVSLNEDDSGNYVLITGDNGVGIPEGFDLSKARSLGMQLVHDLVKRKLKGTIDIDTTNGTTYRMVFKKTTTESV; this is translated from the coding sequence ATGGAAGAGAAAGCAAGGGTTTTAGTCGTTGAGGATGAGGGCATAATAGCGTTAAACTTGAAACGTAAGCTGGAAAAAATCGGCTACATTGTCACATCTATAGTGCCATCGTCTGAGGAGGCGATATTAAAGGCTGAGACTGACAAGCCTGACATAATTATGATGGATATTGTAATACAGGGAGAGATGGATGGAATTGATACTGCGGCAGAGATAAAAAAACGCTCTGATATCCCAATAATTTTTATGACGGCTTATGCTGACGATAAGCTGCTGGAAAGAGCAAAACTAATAGAGCCGTATGGGTACATTGTTAAAGCGTCCACCAATGATAAAGAGATATGTGTAACTTTAAAGATGGCGCTTTACAAACATAAGATGGAAACATACCGCAAATCCTCTGAATATAAAGATATGCTCTTAAAGGAAATCCACCACAGGGTCAAAAACAATTTCCAGCTTATTACCAGTCTGCTAAGTTTGCAGTCAGAGGCGATAGAAGACGAAACCCTGCGCAATGTATTTATTGACAGCTTTAACCGGATACGCACAATGTCAATGATTCACACAAAACTATACCAGTCGGCAGACCTGTCAACTTTGGATTTTGCCGAATATGTTCAGGAACTGTGCGCAGAACTTGTCAATTCTTACGAAATACATTCAAACACTCCGGCTATTAAGCTTGATATCAACATAAAAAGAGTTGATATAACTACAGCAATCCCTTGTGGGTTGATAATTAACGAGCTTATCTCAAATTCTATGAAGTATGCCTTTAAAGACGGCAGACAGGGTGCGATATTTGTCAGTCTTAATGAAGATGACAGCGGTAACTATGTTTTAATCACAGGGGATAACGGAGTCGGGATTCCTGAGGGTTTTGACTTAAGCAAAGCACGCTCTCTTGGAATGCAGTTGGTACATGATTTGGTTAAGCGAAAACTCAAAGGTACAATAGATATAGACACAACAAACGGTACGACATATCGGATGGTTTTTAAAAAGACCACAACTGAGAGTGTTTAA